A DNA window from Methylobacterium sp. NMS14P contains the following coding sequences:
- a CDS encoding aminotransferase class I/II-fold pyridoxal phosphate-dependent enzyme, which produces MTDTARPDGGRAALAGFVTNRLGRATPRPAPVKTASPAGKSAAQNFENLPGYRELKLQRQAADLIGLGNPFFRVHDAKAGATTRIDQKSFTNFSSYDYLGLNGHPRVSNAAREAIEAYGTSSSASRVVAGERPGHISLEQALAKHYQSEGCVVMVSGHATNVTTIGALLEAGDVIFHDALSHNSIVTGAQLSGAQRRSFAHNDLDALETLLQSTRHEHRRALIVVEGLYSMDGDAPDLAGLVALKKRYDAWLMVDEAHGLGVTGRTGAGLFEHCGVDPREVDIWMGTLSKTLSTCGGYICGPIALIEYLKHTAGGFVYSVGMSPPLAAAAEAALAVMHAEPERVERLRQNGTLFLATAKKLGLDTGFSLGLAVVPIIVGDSLKAVTLSDRLFRRGINVQPIIHPAVPERASRLRFFLTSEHTPDQIRDTVNAVAEELAAIDKGGSLIEQLLAKRV; this is translated from the coding sequence ATGACCGACACGGCACGGCCGGACGGTGGGCGCGCGGCGCTCGCCGGCTTCGTGACCAACCGGCTCGGGCGCGCGACGCCGCGCCCGGCCCCCGTCAAGACGGCCTCTCCCGCCGGCAAGTCGGCGGCGCAGAACTTCGAGAACCTGCCGGGCTACCGCGAGCTGAAGCTCCAGCGCCAGGCGGCCGATCTGATTGGCCTGGGCAACCCGTTCTTCCGCGTCCACGACGCCAAGGCCGGGGCCACGACGCGGATCGACCAGAAGAGCTTCACCAACTTCTCGTCCTACGATTACCTCGGCCTCAACGGCCACCCCCGGGTGAGCAACGCTGCCCGGGAGGCGATCGAGGCCTACGGCACCTCGTCCTCGGCGAGCCGCGTGGTCGCGGGCGAGCGGCCCGGGCACATCAGCCTCGAGCAGGCGCTGGCCAAGCACTACCAGTCCGAGGGTTGCGTGGTGATGGTGAGCGGCCACGCCACCAACGTCACGACCATCGGCGCGCTGCTGGAAGCCGGCGACGTGATCTTCCACGACGCCCTGTCGCACAACAGCATCGTCACCGGCGCGCAGCTGTCCGGTGCCCAGCGTCGCTCCTTCGCGCATAACGACCTCGACGCGCTGGAGACCCTGCTCCAGTCGACCCGCCACGAGCATCGCCGGGCGCTGATCGTGGTCGAGGGCCTCTACAGCATGGACGGCGACGCGCCGGACCTCGCCGGGCTCGTGGCCCTCAAGAAGCGCTACGACGCGTGGCTGATGGTCGACGAGGCGCACGGCCTGGGCGTCACCGGCCGCACCGGCGCCGGCCTGTTCGAGCATTGCGGTGTCGATCCCCGCGAGGTCGACATCTGGATGGGCACGCTGTCGAAGACGCTGTCCACCTGCGGCGGCTACATCTGCGGACCGATCGCGCTGATCGAGTACCTGAAGCACACCGCCGGCGGCTTCGTGTACAGCGTCGGCATGTCGCCGCCGCTCGCGGCCGCCGCCGAGGCGGCCCTCGCGGTGATGCATGCCGAGCCGGAGCGGGTCGAGCGCCTGCGCCAGAACGGCACCCTGTTCCTGGCCACCGCCAAGAAGCTCGGCCTCGACACCGGCTTCAGCCTCGGCCTCGCGGTCGTGCCGATCATCGTCGGCGACTCGCTGAAGGCGGTGACGCTGTCGGACCGGCTGTTCCGGCGGGGCATCAACGTGCAGCCGATCATCCACCCGGCTGTGCCGGAGCGGGCCTCGCGCCTCCGCTTCTTCCTCACGTCCGAGCACACCCCCGACCAGATCCGCGACACCGTGAACGCGGTGGCCGAGGAGCTGGCCGCCATCGACAAGGGCGGCTCGCTGATCGAGCAGCTCCTGGCCAAGCGGGTCTGA
- a CDS encoding polysaccharide biosynthesis/export family protein — protein MLRKTACTALMAALAAGSAGGCTYLPAAGPTASAIQAGAEVATADGGILARYEIIDVTPSVVEALRGRPLDSLLASFGDHRPSSEPVIGIGDMVSVSVWEAGSGGLFSGPLVADRFSAGSKSALIPEQPVGRDGAISVPYAGRIKVAGRRTQDVQSLIENELAGKAIQPQVLVSVTRPISQAVTVTGEGAAGARLPLSGHGDRILDVIAAAGGNRAPVNETFVRLSRGPVTATVPLTTVVSNPRENIYLRPNDVLTLVRDPQTFIAVGALGNSTELPFQADGITLAQALAKARGLSDFAADPAGTFIFRFEPASVVRRLSPSSRLLGTPLVPVVYRIDMRDPNSLFVSQAFRMRNRDLIYVSNAPFTEVQKVLTAFNGVTGPVSSLSTAYFYTK, from the coding sequence ATGCTGCGTAAGACGGCGTGCACCGCCCTGATGGCCGCCCTGGCGGCTGGATCTGCCGGCGGCTGCACGTACCTGCCCGCGGCGGGTCCGACGGCGAGCGCGATCCAGGCCGGGGCTGAGGTCGCCACGGCCGACGGCGGGATCCTTGCCCGCTACGAGATCATCGACGTCACCCCCTCGGTGGTCGAGGCCCTGCGCGGCCGCCCCCTGGACAGCCTGCTCGCCTCCTTCGGCGATCACCGCCCCTCCTCCGAGCCGGTCATCGGCATCGGCGACATGGTCTCGGTCTCCGTCTGGGAAGCCGGGTCCGGCGGCCTGTTCTCCGGGCCGCTCGTCGCCGACCGCTTCTCCGCGGGCTCCAAGTCCGCCCTCATCCCCGAGCAGCCCGTCGGGCGCGACGGCGCCATCTCGGTGCCCTACGCCGGCCGCATCAAGGTCGCCGGCCGCCGGACCCAGGACGTCCAGTCGCTCATCGAGAACGAGCTCGCCGGCAAGGCCATCCAGCCGCAGGTGCTGGTCTCGGTCACCCGCCCGATCTCCCAGGCCGTGACCGTCACCGGCGAGGGCGCCGCCGGCGCCCGCCTGCCGCTCTCGGGCCACGGCGACCGCATCCTCGACGTCATCGCCGCCGCCGGCGGCAACCGCGCGCCGGTCAACGAGACCTTCGTGCGGCTCTCGCGCGGTCCGGTGACCGCGACCGTGCCGCTGACCACGGTGGTGTCGAACCCCAGGGAGAACATCTACCTGCGGCCCAACGACGTGCTCACCCTGGTGCGCGACCCGCAGACCTTCATCGCGGTGGGCGCGCTGGGCAACAGCACCGAGTTGCCGTTCCAGGCCGACGGCATCACGCTGGCGCAGGCGCTGGCCAAGGCGCGCGGCCTGTCGGACTTCGCCGCCGACCCGGCCGGGACGTTCATCTTCCGGTTCGAGCCGGCCAGCGTCGTGCGCCGGCTCAGCCCCAGCTCGAGGCTGCTCGGCACGCCGCTGGTGCCGGTGGTCTACCGGATCGACATGCGCGACCCCAACAGCCTGTTCGTCTCCCAGGCGTTCCGCATGCGCAACCGCGACCTGATCTACGTGTCGAACGCGCCCTTCACCGAGGTCCAGAAGGTCCTCACCGCCTTCAACGGCGTCACAGGACCGGTTTCGTCGCTTTCGACCGCCTATTTCTACACCAAGTAA